From a single Acidimicrobiales bacterium genomic region:
- a CDS encoding peroxide stress protein YaaA encodes MPTPLILLPPSEGKADGGDGPCWAVADQSFPDLAEQRRVVVRALVEAMGAPSEDRSKLLGVGMAKAEEATATNLVVDSAPTLPAIQRYTGVLYDALDYPSLPANVRRGVDRQVVILSGLWGAVRPTDPIPDYKLKMGAALPGLGRPARFWKPALTAALAEAASGTVWDLLPNEHAVAWDPAIAGRRIRVRFLDDVVKNGERTLVTVSHWNKLLKGALVRHVVEHGLDDPEGLVGFDHPEGYAYDPSLTVVDGSTTNVALVARR; translated from the coding sequence ATGCCCACCCCGTTGATCCTCCTGCCTCCGTCGGAGGGCAAGGCCGACGGTGGTGACGGGCCCTGTTGGGCCGTTGCAGACCAGTCGTTCCCGGACCTGGCCGAGCAACGCCGGGTGGTGGTCCGGGCGCTGGTCGAAGCCATGGGGGCTCCATCCGAGGACCGTTCGAAACTGCTGGGGGTGGGGATGGCGAAGGCCGAGGAGGCGACGGCGACCAACCTGGTCGTCGACTCGGCTCCGACCCTTCCGGCCATCCAGCGCTACACCGGGGTGCTATACGACGCCCTCGACTACCCGTCGCTCCCGGCGAATGTGCGGCGTGGGGTGGACCGCCAGGTCGTCATCCTCTCCGGGCTGTGGGGTGCGGTGCGGCCCACCGATCCGATCCCCGACTACAAGCTCAAGATGGGGGCGGCGCTTCCGGGCCTCGGTAGGCCGGCCCGGTTCTGGAAGCCGGCTCTGACCGCAGCCCTGGCGGAGGCGGCGTCGGGCACCGTCTGGGACCTGCTCCCCAACGAGCACGCCGTGGCATGGGATCCGGCGATCGCCGGACGGCGCATCCGGGTGCGCTTCCTAGACGACGTGGTGAAGAACGGTGAGCGCACGCTCGTGACGGTGTCGCATTGGAACAAGTTGCTGAAGGGGGCACTGGTGCGCCACGTAGTGGAGCACGGCCTGGATGATCCCGAGGGCCTGGTCGGGTTCGACCACCCCGAGGGCTACGCCTACGACCCGTCGCTCACGGTGGTTGACGGATCGACCACCAACGTCGCCCTGGTCGCCAGGCGGTAG
- a CDS encoding histidine phosphatase family protein: protein MTRLLVVRHGQSEWNATGRWQGRADPPLTDEGRRQSTAATGALGSFDAVVASPLLRAVETATIIAERLGIGPVPTDPDLMERDAGEWQGLTRVQIQEQWPGYLENGRRPPGYEPDDAMLARVRSGLNRIAGRMGDGDVLVISHGGVVYALEDACGEPWRRIPNLGARWFEVSGPDLIAGPRVDLVPDGTIPDLL from the coding sequence ATGACCCGCCTGCTCGTCGTCCGCCACGGCCAGTCGGAGTGGAACGCCACGGGTCGCTGGCAGGGCCGGGCCGATCCACCGCTTACCGACGAGGGCCGTCGCCAATCCACAGCGGCGACGGGCGCGCTCGGATCCTTCGACGCCGTGGTGGCCTCCCCACTGCTCCGAGCCGTCGAGACGGCGACCATCATCGCCGAGCGCCTGGGCATCGGACCCGTGCCCACCGATCCTGACCTCATGGAACGCGACGCAGGGGAATGGCAGGGGCTGACCCGCGTGCAGATCCAGGAGCAGTGGCCGGGCTACCTGGAGAACGGTCGCCGACCACCCGGCTACGAACCCGACGACGCCATGCTGGCCCGGGTCCGCTCGGGGCTGAACCGGATCGCCGGGCGGATGGGTGACGGTGATGTGCTCGTCATATCGCACGGCGGCGTGGTGTACGCGCTGGAGGACGCCTGCGGGGAGCCGTGGCGGCGTATCCCCAACCTCGGCGCCCGCTGGTTCGAGGTGTCCGGTCCCGACCTGATCGCCGGGCCCCGGGTGGACCTGGTGCCGGACGGGACCATCCCCGACCTGCTCTAG
- a CDS encoding MoaD/ThiS family protein, producing MVLLRLFASVRVAAGTGSVTVPGETVGDVLVAADEKFGDGFAAVAATCRVWLNGESTSATDAVTDDDEVALLPPVSGG from the coding sequence ATGGTCCTGCTGCGCCTGTTCGCCTCGGTCCGGGTCGCCGCCGGAACCGGAAGCGTCACCGTGCCCGGTGAGACGGTGGGCGACGTGCTCGTGGCGGCCGATGAGAAGTTCGGCGACGGGTTCGCCGCGGTGGCCGCAACCTGCCGGGTCTGGTTGAACGGCGAGTCCACCTCGGCCACCGATGCCGTGACCGACGACGACGAGGTGGCCCTGTTGCCGCCGGTCTCGGGGGGCTGA
- a CDS encoding glycosyltransferase: MRRLAVLSLHTSPLVQPGSGDGGGMNVYVRELASALSQAGGRSTVFTRRVDPDTATVVDVEPGFRVVHIDAGAHDLSKEDLPAVVDDFADGVAAYLDAHPGHDGILANYWLSGVAGHRLKHELGLPLATTFHTLARVKAETGDSEPLRRIRAESEVVGCSDVMLANSAEEVRQLVELYGAEPSRIEVVPPGVDHAFFTPGSQAVARRATGLGDGPVLLFAGRIQPLKGVDVAVRTLADLGRSDARLVVVGGASGSNGNAEERRLREVAESHGVADRVRFVPPQPHHCLAYWYQASDVVVMPSRSESFGLVALEAAACGIPVVAAAVGGLRTLVEHGRTGYLVDGRDPSIYAAHVAEILDDPIAASHMSTAATERSWSYTWSATAARLRRICDDLSSRVLVDCA, encoded by the coding sequence GTGCGTCGCCTCGCGGTCCTCTCCCTGCACACCTCCCCGCTGGTCCAGCCCGGCTCCGGCGACGGCGGCGGCATGAACGTGTACGTCCGCGAGCTGGCCTCCGCCCTGTCCCAGGCCGGTGGTCGGTCCACCGTCTTCACCCGCCGGGTGGACCCGGACACGGCGACGGTCGTGGACGTGGAGCCCGGCTTCCGGGTGGTGCACATCGATGCCGGTGCCCACGACCTCTCCAAGGAGGACCTGCCCGCCGTTGTGGACGATTTCGCCGACGGCGTGGCCGCCTACCTGGACGCCCATCCCGGCCATGACGGGATCCTCGCCAACTACTGGCTGAGCGGGGTGGCGGGGCACCGCCTGAAGCACGAGCTGGGCCTTCCGCTCGCCACGACCTTCCACACCCTGGCCCGCGTCAAGGCCGAGACCGGCGATTCGGAGCCCCTTAGGCGGATAAGGGCCGAGTCCGAGGTGGTGGGCTGTTCCGACGTCATGTTGGCCAACAGCGCCGAGGAGGTCCGGCAGCTCGTCGAGTTGTACGGCGCCGAACCGTCCCGGATCGAGGTCGTCCCACCGGGGGTCGACCACGCCTTCTTCACCCCGGGTTCTCAGGCCGTCGCCCGTCGTGCCACCGGGCTGGGCGATGGACCGGTCCTGTTGTTCGCAGGTCGGATCCAGCCCCTCAAGGGGGTCGACGTCGCCGTCAGGACGCTGGCCGACCTGGGCCGATCCGACGCTCGCCTCGTGGTGGTCGGTGGCGCCAGCGGGTCCAACGGCAATGCCGAGGAGCGGCGCCTCCGCGAGGTCGCCGAGTCCCACGGCGTGGCCGACCGAGTCCGGTTCGTCCCCCCGCAACCCCACCACTGCCTCGCCTACTGGTACCAGGCATCCGACGTGGTGGTCATGCCCAGCCGGTCCGAGTCGTTCGGGCTGGTGGCACTGGAGGCGGCGGCGTGTGGAATCCCCGTGGTCGCGGCCGCAGTGGGTGGCCTCCGGACGCTGGTCGAGCACGGGCGGACCGGCTACCTGGTGGACGGGCGCGACCCGTCGATATACGCCGCCCACGTGGCCGAGATCCTGGACGACCCGATCGCCGCCTCGCACATGTCGACGGCGGCCACCGAACGGTCGTGGTCGTACACCTGGTCGGCCACAGCGGCGCGGCTCCGACGGATCTGCGACGACCTCTCATCCCGAGTGCTCGTGGACTGCGCCTGA
- a CDS encoding YbjN domain-containing protein, which produces MSVDPPPLGPDELDALGAVVDAWFARTLEENPILEAVERDPDAGPMERRWFARVVGEEKDTSTIRFTLRQRMLHHETYVMPSPEENHGAFHQHLLKRNSSLVGAAFCVGEEDAVLLVGAVPASTVDAAELDRLLGTVWTAVERCFRSALRIGFASRVGGLPRAHGGS; this is translated from the coding sequence TTGTCCGTCGACCCACCGCCGCTCGGCCCCGACGAGCTGGATGCCCTCGGGGCGGTCGTCGACGCCTGGTTCGCCAGGACGTTGGAGGAGAATCCGATCCTGGAGGCGGTCGAACGGGATCCGGATGCCGGACCGATGGAGCGACGGTGGTTCGCCCGCGTCGTGGGCGAGGAGAAGGACACTTCCACCATCCGGTTCACCCTCCGGCAGCGGATGCTCCACCACGAGACCTATGTCATGCCCTCCCCGGAGGAGAATCACGGGGCCTTCCACCAGCACCTCCTGAAGCGCAACTCGAGCCTGGTCGGGGCGGCGTTCTGCGTCGGCGAGGAGGACGCCGTGCTGCTCGTCGGGGCCGTGCCGGCCTCCACGGTGGACGCCGCCGAGCTGGACCGGCTCCTGGGCACCGTGTGGACGGCCGTCGAACGGTGCTTCCGGTCGGCGCTCCGCATCGGCTTCGCCAGCAGGGTTGGCGGCCTTCCCCGCGCCCACGGGGGTTCCTAG